One stretch of Thiohalophilus sp. DNA includes these proteins:
- a CDS encoding Fic/DOC family protein, translated as MPVKDNSDALADKFGASILDPAYCGKTTKRRLMTNKDRYDVSDSIEARFEPGSNESVLKNKLGITDPAEMDRIEAEALIKATDTLFHEYDAEHRFTADDICHMHQLWLGDIYEWAGRYRQINISKDGFAFAMAAQVPKLMAAFETEQLTKYTPCNFTRRQDIVRALAEVHVELVLVHPFREGNGRCARLLASIMALQAGLPVLDFSLLSKMKKADYFAAVQAGMDRNYRPMEDLFVEIIKNSIRA; from the coding sequence TTGCCGGTAAAAGATAACTCTGATGCTCTTGCCGATAAGTTCGGCGCCAGCATTCTTGATCCGGCATATTGTGGTAAAACTACGAAGCGACGCCTGATGACAAACAAAGACCGCTACGATGTCTCTGATTCGATAGAAGCACGCTTTGAGCCGGGCTCCAATGAGAGCGTATTGAAAAACAAACTTGGCATCACTGATCCGGCAGAAATGGACCGGATTGAGGCCGAGGCGTTAATCAAAGCAACAGATACGCTGTTTCATGAATACGATGCGGAGCATCGCTTTACGGCTGACGACATTTGCCATATGCATCAGTTGTGGCTGGGTGATATTTACGAATGGGCAGGGAGATACCGCCAGATCAACATCAGCAAAGACGGATTCGCCTTTGCAATGGCGGCCCAGGTTCCAAAGTTGATGGCCGCATTTGAAACAGAACAACTGACAAAATATACGCCCTGTAATTTTACCCGTCGCCAGGATATCGTCAGGGCCCTGGCAGAAGTGCATGTGGAACTGGTCCTGGTCCACCCCTTTCGGGAGGGCAACGGTCGTTGCGCACGCCTGCTCGCAAGTATCATGGCGCTGCAGGCCGGACTGCCGGTATTGGACTTCAGCTTGTTAAGTAAAATGAAGAAAGCGGATTATTTCGCCGCGGTTCAAGCCGGCATGGATCGCAACTATCGGCCAATGGAGGACCTGTTCGTGGAAATTATCAAGAACTCGATTCGGGCTTAG